One genomic window of Drosophila busckii strain San Diego stock center, stock number 13000-0081.31 unplaced genomic scaffold, ASM1175060v1 hic_scaffold_38, whole genome shotgun sequence includes the following:
- the LOC108595405 gene encoding trypsin alpha produces MLLKVLILLLAFSLTKSDNGRIVGGADVSIEQAPWQVSVQKYYAHHCGGVIYTKYLIITAAHCVENTQAHVLKVRAGSELHNRGGQLVAVLRILSHSEADVALLLLHAPLRRSERVQTISLAKQTPPPAAPVQAYGWGQTEREYSSMRLQRVALQIVSHKDCELAYQQTQITETMLCAAAAGKDACQGDSGGPLVSAGKLVGIVSFGYKCSHPYYPGVYVDVAKLRSWFQQVDYTVSQDSSEPFESDGD; encoded by the coding sequence atgttgctcaaaGTGTTGATCTTGTTGCTGGCATTCAGCTTAACAAAGTCGGATAATGGGCGCATTGTTGGAGGCGCGGATGTGTCGATTGAGCAAGCGCCTTGGCAGGTGTCCGTGCAAAAGTATTACGCCCATCATTGCGGTGGTGTCATCTACACTAAATACTTGATTATAACTGCAGCACATTGTGTGGAGAACACCCAAGCTCATGTGCTAAAGGTACGCGCTGGCTCCGAGCTGCATAACCGAGGCGGCCAATTGGTGGCAGTGCTGCGCATTTTGTCGCATTCTGAAGCTGACgtggcactgctgctgctccatgcGCCACTGCGTCGATCCGAGCGCGTGCAAACTATTTCGCTGGCAAAGCAGACTCCGCCGCCGGCTGCTCCAGTGCAGGCGTATGGCTGGGGACAAACTGAGCGTGAGTACAGCTCCATGAGACTGCAGCGCGTCGCTTTGCAAATTGTGAGCCATAAGGATTGTGAGCTTGCCTACCAGCAAACCCAAATTACCGAGACAATgctttgtgcagcagcagctggcaaggATGCCTGCCAAGGTGATTCGGGTGGCCCATTGGTTAGCGCTGGCAAACTGGTGGGCATTGTGTCCTTTGGCTACAAATGTTCACATCCCTATTATCCTGGCGTCTATGTGGATGTAGCTAAGCTGCGCAGCTGGTTTCAGCAGGTGGACTATACAGTAAGCCAGGACTCATCCGAGCCTTTTGAGTCCGATGGCGATTAA
- the LOC108606273 gene encoding vesicle-associated membrane protein-associated protein A — protein MSEFKSQLLFNVNPKQLIFYAPYDRKQRRLITILNPTAQRLLFKVRCTTPLHYSVSPNSGSVAAYSTVEISVTLSHFDYNNQLHEGHRFCVQCMPAPDDCLATGESVLSLFKQVPNREQLSVRIPVELQPTPIGIENLDLDCLLLHDVQDLLNNLRPLGGNCVDMLQQLPHMPQPSRKSTNRFMWLLLIVFLVLTAASGVYYRQEIEELFGWSN, from the exons ATGAGTGAATTCAAGTCGCAGCTGCTGTTCAATGTTAATCCGAAGCAGCTGATCTTCTATGCTCCTTACGATCGCAAGCAGCGCCGCTTGATCACCATACTCAATCCCACTGCACAGCGTCTGCTCTTCAAGGTGCGCTGCACTACGCCGCTGCACTACAGCGTCAGTCCCAACAGCGGCAGCGTTGCTGCCTACTCCACCGTCGAGATTAGCGTCACGCTCTCGCACTTTGACTACAACAATCAATTGCATGAGGGGCATCGCTTCTGTGTGCAGTGTATGCCCGCTCCGGACGACTGTCTGGCCACGGGCGAGTCGGTGCTGTCGCTGTTCAAGCAGGTGCCGAATAGAGAGCAACTTAGTGTGCGCATACCCGTCGAGCTGCAGCCCACGCCCATTGGCATTGAAAATCTGGACCTCGactgtctgctgctgcatgaTGTGCAGGATCTGTTGAACAATCTGCGACCACTCGGTGGCAACTGCGTGGAcatgttgcaacagctgccgcaCATGCCGCAGCCAAGTCGCAAGAGCACGAATCGCTTCATGTGGCTGCTGTTAATAGTGTTTCTGGTATTAACCGCCGCCTCGGGAG TTTATTATCGTCAAGAAATTGAGGAACTTTTTGGATGGAGCAACTGA
- the LOC108606299 gene encoding myosin-2 essential light chain, whose protein sequence is MASQCSAEQLQKILWTFLQYDLRGDGKLELSQLGDCLRVLERNPSEASIRQHIQKLRASNAAIARISFDEFLPILESYPAIAATSTDEAAQFIDSLRMFDEQGTGYLPAGKLRRILASCGEPLSKHELDELLSNRINAQGLVNYVELIHAIIKS, encoded by the coding sequence ATGGCCAGCCAATGCTCAGCCGAGCAGCTACAGAAGATACTTTGGACATTCTTGCAGTACGATCTGCGTGGCGATGGCAAACTGGAGCTCAGCCAGCTGGGCGACTGTCTGCGCGTGCTCGAGCGTAATCCCAGCGAGGCGAGCATACGTCAGCATATTCAGAAGCTGCGCGCCAGCAATGCCGCAATAGCTCGCATCTCCTTCGATGAGTTTCTGCCCATTTTGGAGAGCTATCCAGCAATTGCAGCCACATCGACGGATGAGGCGGCGCAATTTATCGACAGCCTGCGCATGTTTGATGAGCAGGGAACTGGTTATTTGCCAGCGGGTAAACTACGACGTATACTGGCCAGCTGTGGTGAGCCGCTCAGCAAGCATGAGCTGGACGAGCTGCTCAGCAATCGCATCAATGCGCAGGGTCTGGTCAACTATGTGGAACTTATACACGCaattataaaaagctaa
- the LOC108606232 gene encoding uncharacterized protein LOC108606232 isoform X1, producing MRTNLYQNRANFGQPQSFGINYGAGAQLDYGQLGERRDWFLKLGLSPNCAHELALHTLEHQELDFVYYTQRWAQLSAQLGSERQPEVDAMVLRAIREVLQNKTQPLLPNPVQQQQPQRCYPRTPSPPRDINWHGAESHYQSPYANRGAGSFQLHMCSTPVRIWEHQQEEQQQQQSSPLEDVYDIHADPRDLPEPLPYLQPYERSLQLRNAVREFEASTGLLDINYSNRTPVINYYREDEPPLTPMPPRPPARRLRIESPPPPRRELPPHREPPRHDWRERKRAAEPYQQGQAQSKRRQLEQPRHFRIGEHTLPYLTHKSTQLPQPEHKSYAVHFFKRRHCYIIGGPAAATPMAKPAAEPPASSSLCTRSSAKRIRQHLREDWKLHYDEQGYDSWPNWWRDFRWCESAIAKQLELHKGVNVQDKPLLHMAFNYSKPQAVKTLMNLAHLALELDTTNFQAILGTIFELMKKQLLDQLSPYQLGVLQDIIRYLPNCMWVYKMRSMVYLWARYYRIQKATPPLSEADAKDVFATQAQWDSAIFHWQAKQALDELRRVSHFEWPEFHKVYPTLPKTDPLAKPKTSTKSKISTEPKPKTNSSTKQSSNNNSASNTKADTSSGPDIITINDDKTDADDDSNATKNTASN from the exons ATGCGTACTAATCTTTATCAGAATCGTGCTAACTTTGGACag ccGCAGAGCTTTGGCATTAATTATGGCGCTGGCGCACAGCTGGACTATGGACAATTGGGCGAGCGTCGCGACTGGTTTCTTAAGCTGGGTCTGAGTCCAAACTGCGCGCATGAGTTGGCGCTGCATACGCTGGAGCATCAGGAGCTGGACTTTGTTTACTATACGCAGCGCTGGGCTCAGCTGAGTGCGCAGCTGGGAAGTGAGCGCCAGCCCGAGGTGGATGCAATGGTGCTGCGTGCAATACGCGAAGTGCTGCAAAATAAGacgcagccgctgctgcccaatccagtgcagcagcagcagccacagcgctGTTATCCACGCACGCCATCGCCGCCTAGAGATATCAATTGGCATGGCGCGGAGTCGCATTATCAGAGTCCCTATGCGAATCGTGGAGCGGGCAGCTTTCAACTGCACATGTGCTCAACGCCAGTGCGCATTTGGGAGCATcagcaggaggagcagcagcagcagcagtcgtcgCCGCTGGAGGATGTGTACGATATACATGCAGATCCGCGTGATTTGCCAGAGCCGTTGCCTTATCTGCAGCCATATGAACGCTCGCTGCAGCTGAGAAATGCAGTGCGAGAATTTGAAGCCAGCACGGGTTTGCTTGATATAAACTACAGCAATCGCACGCCAGTTATAAACTATTATAGAGAGGATGAGCCGCCATTGACGCCAATGCCGCCCAGGCCGCCAGCCAGACGTTTGCGCATTGaatcgccgccgccgccgcgtcGTGAGCTGCCGCCGCATCGTGAGCCGCCGCGTCATGATTGGCGTGAACGCAAGCGCGCAGCTGAGCCGTATCAGCAGGGCCAGGCGCAGTCTAAGCGGCGTCAGCTGGAGCAGCCGCGTCACTTTCGCATCGGTGAGCATACGCTGCCGTATTTAACACACAAATCCACGCAATTGCCGCAGCCAGAGCACAAATCCTATGCCGTGCATTTTTTCAAGCGTCGCCATTGCTACATAATAGGCGGTCcggctgctgccacgcccatggCTAAGCCTGCAGCTGAGCCGCCAGCAAGTTCATCGCTCTGCACACGCAGCTCGGCCAAGCGCATACGTCAGCATTTGCGCGAGGACTGGAAGCTGCACTACGATGAGCAGGGCTACGACAGTTGGCCAAACTGGTGGCGCGACTTTCGCTGGTGCGAATCGGCCATAGCCAAGCAGCTGGAACTGCACAAGGGCGTCAATGTGCAGGATAAGCCGCTACTGCATATGGCATTCAATTATAGCAAACCGCAGGCGGTCAAGACGCTGATGAATCTTGCGCATCTTGCCTTGGAGCTGGACACCACCAACTTTCAGGCCATTCTGGGCACGATCTTCGAGCTCATgaagaagcagctgctggatcAGCTTAGTCCATATCAGCTGGGCGTGCTGCAGGACATTATACGCTATTTGCCCAACTGCATGTGGGTCTACAAAATGCGCTCCATGGTCTATTTGTGGGCACGCTATTATCGCATACAGAAGGCAACGCCACCACTCAGCGAAGCCGATGCCAAGGATGTGTTTGCCACGCAGGCTCAGTGGGACTCGGCCATCTTTCACTGGCAGGCCAAGCAGGCGCTGGATGAGCTCAGGCGCGTCAGTCACTTTGAGTGGCCAGAGTTCCACAAGGTGTATCCAACGCTGCCCAAAACGGATCCACTTGCTAAGCCAAAGACAAGCACAAAGTCAAAGATTAGCACTGAACCAAAGCCGAAGACGAACAGCAGCACTAAACAAAGCTCTAACAATAATTCAGCTAGTAACACTAAAGCGGACACTAGCTCTGGCCCAGATATTATAACCATTAACGATGACAAAAcagatgctgatgatgattcCAACGCTACTAAAAATACTGCATCCAATTAA
- the LOC108606232 gene encoding uncharacterized protein LOC108606232 isoform X2 produces the protein MRTNLYQNRANFGQSFGINYGAGAQLDYGQLGERRDWFLKLGLSPNCAHELALHTLEHQELDFVYYTQRWAQLSAQLGSERQPEVDAMVLRAIREVLQNKTQPLLPNPVQQQQPQRCYPRTPSPPRDINWHGAESHYQSPYANRGAGSFQLHMCSTPVRIWEHQQEEQQQQQSSPLEDVYDIHADPRDLPEPLPYLQPYERSLQLRNAVREFEASTGLLDINYSNRTPVINYYREDEPPLTPMPPRPPARRLRIESPPPPRRELPPHREPPRHDWRERKRAAEPYQQGQAQSKRRQLEQPRHFRIGEHTLPYLTHKSTQLPQPEHKSYAVHFFKRRHCYIIGGPAAATPMAKPAAEPPASSSLCTRSSAKRIRQHLREDWKLHYDEQGYDSWPNWWRDFRWCESAIAKQLELHKGVNVQDKPLLHMAFNYSKPQAVKTLMNLAHLALELDTTNFQAILGTIFELMKKQLLDQLSPYQLGVLQDIIRYLPNCMWVYKMRSMVYLWARYYRIQKATPPLSEADAKDVFATQAQWDSAIFHWQAKQALDELRRVSHFEWPEFHKVYPTLPKTDPLAKPKTSTKSKISTEPKPKTNSSTKQSSNNNSASNTKADTSSGPDIITINDDKTDADDDSNATKNTASN, from the exons ATGCGTACTAATCTTTATCAGAATCGTGCTAACTTTGGACag AGCTTTGGCATTAATTATGGCGCTGGCGCACAGCTGGACTATGGACAATTGGGCGAGCGTCGCGACTGGTTTCTTAAGCTGGGTCTGAGTCCAAACTGCGCGCATGAGTTGGCGCTGCATACGCTGGAGCATCAGGAGCTGGACTTTGTTTACTATACGCAGCGCTGGGCTCAGCTGAGTGCGCAGCTGGGAAGTGAGCGCCAGCCCGAGGTGGATGCAATGGTGCTGCGTGCAATACGCGAAGTGCTGCAAAATAAGacgcagccgctgctgcccaatccagtgcagcagcagcagccacagcgctGTTATCCACGCACGCCATCGCCGCCTAGAGATATCAATTGGCATGGCGCGGAGTCGCATTATCAGAGTCCCTATGCGAATCGTGGAGCGGGCAGCTTTCAACTGCACATGTGCTCAACGCCAGTGCGCATTTGGGAGCATcagcaggaggagcagcagcagcagcagtcgtcgCCGCTGGAGGATGTGTACGATATACATGCAGATCCGCGTGATTTGCCAGAGCCGTTGCCTTATCTGCAGCCATATGAACGCTCGCTGCAGCTGAGAAATGCAGTGCGAGAATTTGAAGCCAGCACGGGTTTGCTTGATATAAACTACAGCAATCGCACGCCAGTTATAAACTATTATAGAGAGGATGAGCCGCCATTGACGCCAATGCCGCCCAGGCCGCCAGCCAGACGTTTGCGCATTGaatcgccgccgccgccgcgtcGTGAGCTGCCGCCGCATCGTGAGCCGCCGCGTCATGATTGGCGTGAACGCAAGCGCGCAGCTGAGCCGTATCAGCAGGGCCAGGCGCAGTCTAAGCGGCGTCAGCTGGAGCAGCCGCGTCACTTTCGCATCGGTGAGCATACGCTGCCGTATTTAACACACAAATCCACGCAATTGCCGCAGCCAGAGCACAAATCCTATGCCGTGCATTTTTTCAAGCGTCGCCATTGCTACATAATAGGCGGTCcggctgctgccacgcccatggCTAAGCCTGCAGCTGAGCCGCCAGCAAGTTCATCGCTCTGCACACGCAGCTCGGCCAAGCGCATACGTCAGCATTTGCGCGAGGACTGGAAGCTGCACTACGATGAGCAGGGCTACGACAGTTGGCCAAACTGGTGGCGCGACTTTCGCTGGTGCGAATCGGCCATAGCCAAGCAGCTGGAACTGCACAAGGGCGTCAATGTGCAGGATAAGCCGCTACTGCATATGGCATTCAATTATAGCAAACCGCAGGCGGTCAAGACGCTGATGAATCTTGCGCATCTTGCCTTGGAGCTGGACACCACCAACTTTCAGGCCATTCTGGGCACGATCTTCGAGCTCATgaagaagcagctgctggatcAGCTTAGTCCATATCAGCTGGGCGTGCTGCAGGACATTATACGCTATTTGCCCAACTGCATGTGGGTCTACAAAATGCGCTCCATGGTCTATTTGTGGGCACGCTATTATCGCATACAGAAGGCAACGCCACCACTCAGCGAAGCCGATGCCAAGGATGTGTTTGCCACGCAGGCTCAGTGGGACTCGGCCATCTTTCACTGGCAGGCCAAGCAGGCGCTGGATGAGCTCAGGCGCGTCAGTCACTTTGAGTGGCCAGAGTTCCACAAGGTGTATCCAACGCTGCCCAAAACGGATCCACTTGCTAAGCCAAAGACAAGCACAAAGTCAAAGATTAGCACTGAACCAAAGCCGAAGACGAACAGCAGCACTAAACAAAGCTCTAACAATAATTCAGCTAGTAACACTAAAGCGGACACTAGCTCTGGCCCAGATATTATAACCATTAACGATGACAAAAcagatgctgatgatgattcCAACGCTACTAAAAATACTGCATCCAATTAA
- the LOC108606306 gene encoding uncharacterized protein LOC108606306, whose amino-acid sequence MSAEVEEMLKRFSSVKNIIGILVVDNDGIVIKSTMDNSASIHYACHMQMLTEKCRQVIYDLDATNEFISIRMRTSYFEIMLMPHDNYFIVVLQNACD is encoded by the coding sequence ATGTCCGCCGAGGTGGAGGAAATGCTCAAACGCTTCTCCAGCGTTAAGAACATCATTGGCATACTGGTGGTCGATAACGATGGCATTGTCATCAAGTCCACAATGGATAACAGCGCCTCCATACATTACGCCTGCCACATGCAGATGCTCACTGAGAAGTGTCGCCAGGTGATCTACGATCTGGATGCCACCAATGAATTCATCTCCATTCGCATGCGTACGTcgtattttgaaattatgctCATGCCGCAcgataattattttattgttgtgctaCAAAATGCTTGCGATTAA